From Euwallacea similis isolate ESF13 chromosome 14, ESF131.1, whole genome shotgun sequence, one genomic window encodes:
- the LOC136413408 gene encoding very long chain fatty acid elongase 7-like produces MAALLSLVVENYNELLESKKDPMVDSWLFMHSPIPVVAIVILYLVFVLNLGPNYMKNRKAFELKYAMIAYNLYQVLFSIWLCSHALNVKNAIPHFLKHTCRNPSPNKEFQALLARGAWWYFFSKITELLDTVFFVLRKKQTQVSFLHVYHHSVTMLGSWAYLKYIPGEQGVVIGFLNSIVHVVMYFYYFLSALGPKYQKYLWWKKYMTWMQLTQFGIMLLYLAFVVVMDCKLPRALTYFFVTNVVIFIYLFSDYYRKAYAKPKKVAAQTMIKEQEACVCHHKNGIVVNGTFIENNKVPEENGTLKARSKSNEAAPSCHAGYSFPKDMNDKKKG; encoded by the exons ATGGCAGCTCTCCTAAGCCTGGTAGtagaaaattataatgaaTTGCTGGAATCCAAGAAAG ATCCTATGGTGGATTCCTGGCTGTTTATGCACTCGCCAATTCCCGTGGTTGCAATAGTAATCCTCTACCTCGTGTTTGTATTAAACTTAGGCccaaattatatgaaaaacaGGAAAGCATTCGAGCTCAAATATGCTATGATAGCTTACAATCTTTACCAAGTATTGTTTAGCATATGGCTGTGTTCACATGCGCTCAATGTAAAGAATGCAATTCCACATTTCTTGAAGCACACTTGTAGGAATCCATCACCCAACAAGGAATTCCAAGCTTTG CTTGCCAGAGGAGCTTGGTGGTATTTCTTCTCTAAAATCACGGAACTTCTGGACACAGTTTTCTTCGTACTACGTAAGAAACAAACCCAAGTTTCATTCCTGCACGTCTATCATCACTCCGTTACCATGCTGGGTTCCTGGGCGTACCTCAAATATATTCCAG GTGAACAGGGAGTTGTAATTGGTTTCCTCAATTCCATAGTACACGTAGTTATGTACTTTTACTACTTCTTATCTGCCTTGGGGCCTAAGTATCAGAAATATTTGTGGTGGAAGAAATATATGACTTGGATGCAATTG ACTCAATTCGGAATTATGCTACTCTACTTGGCATTCGTAGTAGTAATGGATTGCAAATTACCACGAGCCTTAACATACTTCTTCGTCACCAATGtggtcatttttatttacctctTCAGCGACTACTACAGAAAAGCCTACGCTAAACCAAAGAAGGTAGCAGCTCAAACCATGATCAAa GAACAAGAAGCATGCGTTTGCCACCATAAAAACGGTATTGTAGTGAACGGAACCTTCATCGAAAACAACAAAGTCCCCGAGGAAAATGGCACCCTAAAAGCCAGATCCAAGTCAAACGAGGCAGCACCATCCTGCCACGCCGGATACTCGTTTCCTAAAGATATGAACGATAAGAAAAAAGGATAA